The DNA region CGTCCGGCCGCATCCAGGACGTCGTGTTCGGCGTCGGCGGCTTCCTCGGCGTCGGCGAGAAGAACGTCGCGGTGCCGCTGATGGCGCTGCAGGTCTCCGAGATGTCGGACGGCAGCGCCGCACGGCAGAGCGGCACCGGCTGGAACAGCCGCCACCGCATCACGCTCAACGCCACCCGCGATCAGCTCAAGAACGCGCCCGAGTTCCGCGCCCAGCGCCCGGCCAATACCGGCTGGCTGATGAGCCCGCCCGGATCGGGCAGCACGCCGCGCTGATCCCGCGAGGCGCAACCCAACGACCCGCACCGCAACGAAGGCCGGAGCCCGCGGCTCCGGCCTTTTCTCGTAAGACCGCCCATCGCCCCTCGGGCGGCAACTCTCGGCCGCGAAATCCGATCAGCGGATCTGGGCGGCGAAGCCGTCCATGATCTTGGCCAGCGCCGCGTCGAGCTCGGTGACGCCGCCGGCATCGTGGGTGGACAGCGTCACCTCCACCGTCTTGTAGACGTTGAGCCATTCGGGGTGATGGTCCATCCGCTCGGCGACCAGCGCCACCCGCGTCATCCAGCCGAACGCCTCGCTGAAATCGCGGAACACGAAGCGCTTGGTGATGGCGTCGCGGTCCTCGGCCTCGCGCCAGGTGGGCAGCGCCTGCAGCGCCTGCTCGCGTTTCGGTCCGGTCAGCTTCTCGCGCATGATCTCTCCTTGGATCGACGAATTCATACGGTTTCCGGTGGATCCCTTCGGGATACCGGAAACGATCTCGCCGAAAATCCCGTGTTCATTAGCGGGATTTTCGGCGATCGGAATACGGGTTTCCGGCCTGCAGGCCGGAAACCGTATCACAGCAACGGATAGGCGGCCTCGACGACATAGGGTCCGCCGCCGACCGAGGCCCGCGACGAGAACAGCACGAAGCGTCCGACCCGGATCGGCGGGCTGCGATAGAGGCCCCGCGTCGCCAGATAGTCGGCGACGACGCGCGGCGAGGTATCGCGCAGGCGGGCCAGCGTCACGTGCGGCCGGTAGTTGCGGCTTTCGGCCGGCAGGCCAATGCGCTGCATCAGCCGCTCGTGCTCGGCCTGCAGCTCCATCAGCAGCGGCGGCGCCTCCACCGGCACATAGACCGCGCGCGGCTTGTTGCCGCCGAAGGCGTCGAGCCCGACCAGCGAGACCTCGAAGCTCCGGCGGCTGATGCCGGCCAGCATCTGCGTCACCTCGCCGGCGGTGCGGTCGTCGACATCGCCGATGAAGCGCAGCGTGATGTGGAAATCGCCGGGCTCGACCCAGCGGGCGCCGGGCAGGCCGCCGCGCAGCAGCATCAGCGAGGCGCCGATCTCGGCCGGGATCTCCAGTCCCGTGAAGAGACGCGGCATCGCTTCCTCCTCGCCCTCGCGGCCGGTGGCCGCACCCTCGTTTGCCGGACCATTCGGGGCGGGTCAACCGCGCACGGGCGCGGGCGTCTCAGTCGCGGCGCCGCGCTTGGCGCGGATGCGCGCAATCAGCGCCTCGGCCGCCGGCACCATCCGCTCGGCGATCAGCCCCACCCCCTCGGCAGTGGGGTGGATGCCGTCGCCGAGATTGCGCTTGGCGTCGCCGGCCACCCCCTCCAGGAGGAAGGGATAGAGCACCGCGCCGTGCTGGCGGGCGAGGTCGGGATAGATGGCGTCGAAGGCGCGGGCATAGGTCTCGCCCATGTTGCGCGGCGCGTACATGCCGGCGAGCAGCACCGGCAGGCCCTTGGCCTCGAGCCGGGTGAGGATGGTGTCGAGCGCCTTGCGCGTCACCGCCGGGTCGATGCCGCGCAGCGCGTCATTGGCGCCGAGTGCCACGATCACCCCCTCGGTGTCGTCGCCGATCGACCAATCCAGCCGCTCCAGCCCGCCCGAGGCGGTATCGCCGGACACGCCGGCATTGGCGATCACCACCTTGTGACCGCGCGCCTGAAGCCGCGCCTGGAGCTGCGCCGGCAGGGCCGCATCCGCCGGCAGGCCGTAGCCGGCGGTCAGGCTGTCGCCCAGCGCCACGAGGCGGATCGGGCGGTCCTCG from Blastochloris tepida includes:
- a CDS encoding PRC-barrel domain-containing protein codes for the protein MSNKLFAAALAALALASGPTLAQSSMSPSASAPLAPGAGQGQPGALTFHQSPQPGHLMASELMEANIYGTDGKVIGDIKDIVVDPSGRIQDVVFGVGGFLGVGEKNVAVPLMALQVSEMSDGSAARQSGTGWNSRHRITLNATRDQLKNAPEFRAQRPANTGWLMSPPGSGSTPR
- a CDS encoding 4a-hydroxytetrahydrobiopterin dehydratase, with product MREKLTGPKREQALQALPTWREAEDRDAITKRFVFRDFSEAFGWMTRVALVAERMDHHPEWLNVYKTVEVTLSTHDAGGVTELDAALAKIMDGFAAQIR
- the thpR gene encoding RNA 2',3'-cyclic phosphodiesterase yields the protein MPRLFTGLEIPAEIGASLMLLRGGLPGARWVEPGDFHITLRFIGDVDDRTAGEVTQMLAGISRRSFEVSLVGLDAFGGNKPRAVYVPVEAPPLLMELQAEHERLMQRIGLPAESRNYRPHVTLARLRDTSPRVVADYLATRGLYRSPPIRVGRFVLFSSRASVGGGPYVVEAAYPLL
- a CDS encoding arylesterase, which produces MPIRFRAGARPAPAQYGKLAAPHQHRPDVARRALLIGLGAAAMAAIAFPPHSATAEDRPIRLVALGDSLTAGYGLPADAALPAQLQARLQARGHKVVIANAGVSGDTASGGLERLDWSIGDDTEGVIVALGANDALRGIDPAVTRKALDTILTRLEAKGLPVLLAGMYAPRNMGETYARAFDAIYPDLARQHGAVLYPFLLEGVAGDAKRNLGDGIHPTAEGVGLIAERMVPAAEALIARIRAKRGAATETPAPVRG